The genome window ATCGGCCATTTTTCTTCAACATAACAGATTTCTGGTTTCCTGAGCAAGGCCCTTCTACAGGGCTGCCACATATATCTGGggaggttgtgcactgcacaaatcTTGAAGGCCTATTCActttataatgaatatatatgtcaAGGTGGCCCTGGCCCTCTACTTCACCTTTGTTCAGTCAATTTCACATTTTAAGTTATTTCCTTCAATACCCTTCCCTTTTCTGGAAATCATGTCTAAATTAGTCAAGACTGTCATGACTGCAAGAGACAGAAACCCACTAAACTAGCTCAAATACCCAGGAAACTTGTTGGCTGGAAAGACTGTGGGCTTTCCGGCTTCAGGTACGGCTATGTCCAAGAGCTCAACCAATATAGCTAGAGctgtctctctctcacccctACATCCTGGTATAGATTGGCTTCAGTCTGCAGACTGTTCTTCCAGACAACTGAGGAAGGTGGGTGCAGGCAGAAGGAAGCCAATAAACAGCTCATGAtcccaaaggaagaaagagattcTCCAACCTCATGACTTCGTCCCAGACCTCATTGTGGCCGGGGGGTGGGGTTCTTGGGTTGGTAAGTTTAGATCGCATGGTACTGGGGGGGCACGGGTTAGACACGGGTCCATCTGGAGTAGTGGAGGGGGCTCCACAAAGGGAAAGCGAGGTGCTGAGAGACATACTGGGCAGACTGAAATGACAGCTGTCATTACAAGTATTATTTGTAATGGGATCATCCAGTAGGATGAAGAACAAGCGACATAATCCAACTGCAGTTTCAAGTCTCTCAGATCTGCTGCTGGCTTCTCCACAGAGAGCTGGAAAGCAGGTCTCAGGCCACAAGTTCAGCCCAGATCTAGAAGGTTCTGGAAGGAAGAGCGAAGTCCCCCGGAGGCCTGATTTGCACGCAAGGGTAGGTGCTGTCCAAATTCGTCAAAGACCATCGGAAGCACACCTgtagtcaaaaaaattttttttagcttgCGCAGCAAGGAAGATCCCGTAGCGGGGAACCATGGGGCATCTCCAGAAGAGTTGGGGGACAGGAGGGCATCTTTTAGGATTCAGGCTTGTGCTGGGTAATTTTAAGAAGAGGAGAGTAGAAGCAGCTCTAGCCTGGTGCTGTCAGCAAGCAGGGAGCAGATCGGCGACTGGGACTGGGTATTTTGGTGATTCTTATCTCAGAAGTGGGAGGATGGACATGCGGCCGTCATTGGGAAGAAGCGGCGGTCATCTGTGTTAGTTgcgggggggagaggagggggtgtgTATTCATTTTTGTGGTTGCAGAGTGTCCTTGTGTCTATCTCGGCTCAGGCGCGGTCACAGAGCGGCCTTGTGTGATCATTGTTTATATTCTGGGATCGTTGTTTATGTTCAGGGAAGAACATCTCACGGCCCAGCTGCCAGCTGCCGGGGCTGTATTTCACTCCCTCCTCACGGGGATCTGTGTCTCCAGGTAAAGTCTGCCCGGAGTGCTTCCCAGATCTGGTCTAGGCTTCAGAGGGAGCATCAGGCACGGGGAGTCCACCAGTGACAGCGGTGCGTGaccagggaggagaaggaggaaacaCTCAGTATCCCCAACTCTTTTCCTTGGAGGAGGAGTCTTAGAGGGAAATGCTGGACTGAGCAAAGATACACAAGTTTGTAAATTCTCAGCGTCTTGACTATGCTGATGTGCGTGGCCAGTCtgcaagacagagagagaatgttCGGTGTTTCTTGAAACCAGAGAGAGTCAGAGACCTGGGCAGgaggcagagacagggagagagaagaggatagAGACACAGAGGGACAGAGGCAGAAAAAGTGAGGGCAAGAGAGGCAAAGAGATTGAAATGGAGAGAGACATAGAAATAGAGGGACAGAGCGAcagagaaggaacagagagagagaggaagaggcggAGAGGGATCGAGAGCGGCTGAGAGAGACGCAGAagaggagaggccgcggcggggACAGCGCGGGCGGGGCGCGGCGCAGACAAAGGCGCGGCCGCGCGGCCGGGTGGCCGGGCCGGGACAAAGGCTGGCCCGGGGGGAGGCGGGGGCAGCGATGGCGACGGCCGAGGCGGACGCGGGCGAACTACAAGTCCCAGCAGCTCCCGCTGCGGCCCTCGGCCGGCCCCTCTCGCTCCCTGGGAGCGCTTGGCGGGGCCGCAGGGCCGAGGGGGCCGCCGGCGGGGCTGGCGGGCGGGGGGCTTCCTGCGGGCCCTGGGGGCGCCGGCGGGCGCGGCGGGCCGGGCTGGGGCGAGGGGCGCCGGGTGAGTGTCCCCGTGAGCTGGTCGGGCGGGCGGCGGCCGCGatggggcgggggtgaggggggcGGGCGGGCAGGGGGCCCCGGCGCGGGGCGCGGCCCTGGGCGACCTCTGTCCACCCCCTTCCCTCGCCTCGCGCGCCGCCAGCCCCGGCCCGGGAGAGCAGAGACGCCGGCGCGATGGGAGGGGGCCGCGCGACCCGCGGGCCTAGCGCGCCGGTTCCGCCGCTGCGGCCCCGGGGGAGGGCCCGGCCCGAGCTGGGCGCCGTCAATCGGGaggtatgggggtggggggagaacccCTCACTTGGGGTGGGGACGGGAGTCCAGGACGCCCGCCTCCCCTGGAGGCGCTCcagaccccccaccccaggaaccCAGAAGTGGCCCCAGGTATTGTTCTCCTCACCCTTCAGCCTGGGGTAGGGAGTTCAGGAAGCCCATCTTCAAGAGGGGGATCCAGgggttccctccctcccccaggacccCAGTTATTGTTCCCCTCACTCTCCAGTCTTGGGGTCCAGAGTTCTGGAAGCCCCTTCCCCAGGAGGTGATCCAGGGTTCCACCTGCCCCCCAGGAACTCAGAGAAGGATCCCAGTTATCTCTCCTCCCAGCGTGCAGCTCAGAGATGGGAATTCAGGAGCGAATCTTAGGGTCCCCCTGCCCCCTGGCAATCTAGGAAGGGACTCAGCACTGTCTCCTGACCCTCCGTCGTGGAAGTTAAGGAGGTGAACTAGGAACTCAGCCCTCTCTGTTTGCGTACCCACTCCCAGCTCTGGGGTTGTGGCTCGGGAGGTCCCCCTCCCCAGAAGGAGAGCCAAAGGTCCTCCCCTGTCTCCCAGGAATAGATCTATTTGTTGTTTTCTCCCCGAGGCCTAGCCATGTGGTGGGCATCACCTCCCCTTCAGGTAATCCTGATTTCCTCCTGCTCCCCTGAAGGGATCCCAGCTTGTTTCTCTGCCCCCCTCCCTACCTCTAGCCATGGAGCTAGAATTCAGGATCTTCCTTCCAGGAGGGGACCAGAGTTCCTGACGCCCATTCCCGTACGTCGATCGTGGGGTCAGTCACTCAGGAATCTCCCCTTCCTAGGAGATGGCCCAGGGTCCCTCCAGTAACCCAAGAGGAGCCCCAGGTATTATTTTGCCCACCCCAGCTAGGGGTTAGAATTCAGGATCTTCTATCTACTTGGGCAAACAGGTACACCGACACCTGTCCCTACCCTCCTGGCTGATGGATCCATGGGTCTCCCTGCTCCCTCCAGGGGTCCCACATATTATATCCCCGCACTCACGCTAGCTTTAGAAATCTGCATTCAAGATCTTCTATCTAAGATAGAATACAGGTGTTTGGACTCATTCCTACCCCAGAATTGTAAGGTTTGGAATTCACGTTGTCTCTTCCCCAGGAAGCAAGCCAGGGGTCTTTCTGCACTCCCCCAGTGAGGAGTACCAGTTGTTGTTTGCCCGCGCCCCACTTTTCCCCCAGATAGAGGCTTCAGAGGTCAGGATGCttcttctctaggaggtgagccAGGGGTCGCCCTCCCTACTAGGAACCCCCAACATGCCACCCCCAACTATGGGACTGGAATTCAGGCCATGTACTGAGCAGAAAGCACGAGAACCCAGACACCCCCGCCTTCCCCATGAAGGGGCCATGGTCAAGGGGATAGGTATCtagactctctctcctccacaggACCCAAGCTGCCCACCAGAGGAGGAGCCCAGGATGGAGAGAGGGGCAGAGCCATGGAGCTGGGTACTGGAGACCTCTAGTGCTGGGTCCCACGACTTCTATCCAGGTGTGGGGCTGAGAAGGGAGtccccccctccccatgtcccacCAGGGTCCCTCTTCTCCCTGCCCTGGCGGGGGCGAGTGCAAAATCTCCCTGCAGTACAAGACAAGAGAATGATCCGTGTGTGTGCCCCGGAGTGGGATCTGGGGCACGGTCTagccccctctcccttccctgctcagGCTCCAAAAGAGACCCCCCGGTTCCCCAGAACCTACCTCCACTCACCTTCTGCCCTCACCCCGTAGAGCCTGCCCCGGAAGCAGCCAGCACTTCCACACCCGGGATGCGGCGTTCGGTCCTAGTCAGGAACCCAGGCCACAAAGGCCCGAGGCCCAATTATGAAGAGCTTGACTCCGACTCAGAAGACCTAGACCCCAAGAGTGAAGAGCTGGACCCAGTTTCTGAAAACCCAGAGCCTGAGCCGGAAGACCTCAACACTGTCTCTGAAGATGTGGACCCCAGCTATGAAGAGCTGGAGCCTGTCTCCGAGGATCTGGATCCCGATGTGGAAGCTCCGAGCTCCATCTCGGGGATCCATGACTCGGATCCCCAAGATCTCGAccccatgtcttcaagttttGACGACCCAGACGTCATCGGCCCCGTCCCCCTGGTTCTCGACCCTAACAGCGACACCCTCAGTCCCGCTGCCACTCCAGACCTGGACCCCCTCTCGTCCGACCTCACTGCCACCCCCGAGGTCCTGGCCGCCGGCCCCGCGGTGCTCCCTGCACCTGCCAGCCCGCCCCGGCCCTTCTCCTGCCCGGATTGCGGGCGAGCCTTCCGCCGCAGCTCGGGTCTGAGCCAGCACCGCCGCACCCACAGCGGCGAGAAGCCTTACCGCTGCCCCGACTGCGGCAAGTCGTTCAGCCACGGCGCCACGCTGGCCCAGCACCGCGGCATCCACACGGGCGCGCGGCCCTACCAGTGCGCGGCGTGCGGCAAGGCCTTTGGCTGGCGCTCCACGCTGCTCAAGCACCGCAGCAGCCACAGCGGCGAGAAGCCGCACCACTGCCCTGTGTGCGGCAAAGCCTTCGGGCACGGTTCGCTGCTGGCGCAGCACCTGCGCACGCACGGCGGCCCGCGGCCGCACAAGTGCCCGGTGTGCGCCAAGGGCTTTGGGCAGGGCTCGGCGCTGCTGAAGCACCTGCGCACGCACACGGGTGAGCGGCCGTACCCGTGCCCGCAGTGCGGCAAGGCCTTTGGCCAGAGCTCCGCGCTGCTGCAGCACCAGCGCACACACACGGCCGAGCGCCCCTACCGCTGTCCCCACTGCGGCAAGGCCTTCGGCCAGAGTTCCAACCTGCAGCATCACCTGCGCATCCACACCGGCGAGCGGCCCTATGCCTGCCCCCACTGCTCCAAGGCCTTTGGGCAGAGTTCGGCGCTGCTGCAGCACCTGCACGTGCATTCGGGCGAGCGCCCCTACCGCTGCCAGCTCTGCGGCAAGGCCTTCGGCCAAGCCTCCAGCCTCACCAAGCACAAGCGAGTGCATGAGGGCGCGGCCGCTGCAGCTGCTGCGGCCGCCGCCGGTTTGGGCCTCGGCCCCGCTTCGATGTTGAGGCCGGGGCAGGTCTCCCTTCTGGGTCCTGATGCTGTCTCTGTGCTGGGTTCAGGCCTGGGCCTCAGCCCCGGCCCCAGCTCTGGCCTTGACCCTGACCCTGGCTCTGCGCTGGGCTCCCCCCGCAATCCCAGCCCCAAACCCATCCCTGGCTCTGGATCTACCCCCACCCCTGATTCTGTCAAATCTTCTGACCCTGAGCCTGGGCACAATGCCAATTCCGACCTTGTGGCCAGCCCCGATCACAGATCTGGTCCCAGCCCCGACCCGGATCCCGTGCCCAGCCCTGACCCCAGCTCTGAGTCCCACCCTGACCCCGGCTCTCCCACCCATGACACTGTCAGCGCAGTCCTCCCTACCGGTGAGAGCCCCGAGTGGGTGCAGGAGCAAGGGGCACTGCTGGGGCCTGATGGCTGAAGGGCATGCTGGCACCCACAGGGGCCTGGGAAAGTTGTGTGTTGTGCAGTTAGTAAAATCCTCCCACTGCCTCCTGGCTCTGTGTTGTGGTTCTCCTGTTGCTGTTTTTCCTCTGATGCACAGCCTCTTCTTCTGGAGATGGGAGGGTATGGCCGGAGCCAAACATACAAATAGAACGTCAATGTCCTGGCTCCTCCCCCAATACCCTCCAGGCTTCCTAGCTTCCCCCACAAGGGCTCACACTGGTCCATCCCAGCAGTTGCCACTCCCTGCTCCCCCAGACCTGGCCACCCCAGTCAGGGGCAGACTTATCCTGTGGGTGATCTAACTCCCTTCCTTTTGGAGTTGGCTTTCCCAGGAATGGTGGGATTTCTGGCATGTTGACCGTATAGTAGGCTGATGGTGGAGGCTGGTATGAAACCATGTGGGTGGCCCTGCCCCGTCTGCTCTCCTAACTTACCCCTTGCCCTTCAAAGCCCACATTGCAGGTACACCACGGGACAAAGGAGGGCACTCATTTATGCATCCAACAAACATCTGTTGATTGCTTGGGTCTCAGCAGGGAACAAGATAAGTATGGCCTTGGCCCTCACACAGCTCAGAGACCAagtttagaaacatttaaaaagtaattacagAGTATGTTACATTCAACAAGAAGCATAACAAGACTTCTGATTTAGATGGCAGACAGCCTTCCCAAGGAAGGACTTTATAATCCCAATAACCTCTAATTTAATCATCAGTACTGTTTGCCCAGGCTTGTGCTATGCTctagcattttctcatttaattctctcggCAGCTCCACGAGGCAGGTAACTATGAatattcccattttgcaaatgaggacgCTGAGGCACATGGCGTTCAAGGGACTTTTTGGAAGACCCAGAAGTGGTGGTTGGGAGCGCCCAGATTTAAACCCAAATTGTCTGCCCTCCAGAGCCTAAGTTCTTAACCTTTATGCTCTAGGGCAAgattgtgcaaaggccctggggccgTTGAGAGATGAGCTAGGGGAGGAGTTAGGTGGGGCCAGAACAGAAGGCCCTGGTAGACTGAAGAGGGGAGTTTGCTTGTCATCCCAGGGAAATGGGAAGCTACCAACAGGTTCTGACTGATACGAATTATTTTTTGAAGATGCTTCTGGCTGCTGGATGGCGAGTGGAATGGAGGGGATCCGGAATGGGAGCCCAAGATCAGGGAGGTTGTTGCAGTGGTCCAGGCCATAGGGAATCTTGGGGGACTATGGGTTTATAGCCATAGGAGTGGGGAAAAGTGGTCCTATTTGCGATGTAATTAGGAAATGAAGTAGGATTTCAGGACAGTTCGGATGAGGGGGGGTTGAGAGTAACGCAGAGTTTCTGGGAGGATGGAGCGGGGCAGCCTTGAGATAGGATCATCATCCGACACCGCGGAGGGAAAGGGGTCAAACACTGGACATGGAAGTCAAGAGGTTAGCACTGGACGGGGGCATGACGGAGCCAGGACGGAGCCAGCAGCCAGCCCATCCCCCAGCACATTTGCGCCCGTCGGCGCTAGGACCTTGGGGCCGCCTAAGGGCAAGTCGCCAGCTGAGGCACGCATGCGTGCTGCTCGGGCAGGGGTCGTCGTGGCGCAGGGGGAGGGACCGGATCCCGTCACCTGCCTCCAGGGCCGCGCTGGTCACGTGACTGGGGCTCGAGTCAGCTGACGCGGGAGGGTTTGAAGCTACACCGCGAGGGAGCGAGGCCGCAGTGACAGCAGCGGGTGTTTAGACGCCGGTTGCACCGCCGCGCCCGCCGGCGTTCGGCGCTCCCCTCCCCGGCATGGCGGTGCCCGTAGGCCCGCGCGGCTcaggtgagggcgcgggtggccCCGCAAGTCCCAGGACGCGTGCGGCGGACGGGCGGGCGGCTTCTCCAACCTGGGGCGGCGGAGCTCCCGGTTTCCCTTTCCTCAACTCTGATGCTGACCTCTCAGCGTCCCCTTGGCGTAGATATGGGCAGACGGCTCCTAGAACCTGGGCGGCGGGTGGGCATCAGCTTCTCCGACCTCGGAGTGGCGGGACTCCGACCGCCCTTCCTGAACCCAGGCTCTGCTCTGAGTACCTCAATTCAGGCAGCTGGTGGATCGCCAGCTTTTCCGACTCAGGCGGCGAGGGTCCCAGGATTTGCATTCTGAGCCTAGATTCGGATTGTTCAGCTTTGCTGGAACTCCGACAGCGGGCCCCAGCTTCTCCAACCCGCACGTCAGATTCCCAGGCTTTCCTTCCACAAACCAGGAGGCAAATGTTCAGCTTCTCTAAACTTAGGCAGGAGTGCTGGGGGCGGGGTTGCCACCTTAAGCGCAGGCGCCTAACTCAATTTCAGCTCTCCAAACACAAGGAAGCCCAGTCGCCTCTCACAGGGCAGCATGCAGGAATGCCCTTTGTGTTGATCTTCCCTTCTTAAGCTAGCTGCAGACACCTGAAAGATGTCCTGGCTGGTGGAGTCTGGGATGAATTAGCTGTGATCCCAGCCAGGGAGGCAGCCTCCCTTCTGGCTTCCCATCCAGCTATCTTGTGAACAACCACGATAGCATCTGAGCTCCAAAGGGACCAGGGGCTGGCCCTCCCTGCCAGACAGGTTCTGACAGTGCCTACATTTCATCCTGGTGGCCATGCCAGGCAGGAGGCCAGCCAGACCCTGGAAGGAAGCGGGGTTCTCCCAGTGGGGATGGTGGGTTGTGTCAGGAACAGTTCAGGGCTGCTGTGACCAGCTATGACCCGAGCCATTGCTGACAACTTGGGCTTTCATCTTGGACTGGTCAGGATTGAAAGGAATAAGTGGTCCTTAGAGTAGCCTCTGTTCGGAgttccctgggggtccaggggttaggactcagcgctttcactgttgtggctcggttcaatccctggtcggggaactaagatcccacatgccacacggcacagcgaaaaaaaaccaaaaacaaaccaaaaaaatagaataggCTCTATTCATTGAGGAATTATTGAGACTCAGAGACCGAATGCTTTGTAAGTGTCAAATCCTTAGCTTCTTGGTGAGAGGTTTTAttgccccattttgcagatgaggtagctgaggctcagggaagctgAGTGCCCTGGAGCAGGGGCAGGAATCAACTCAGGCCCTCTGGAGTGACTTGAAACCGCTGAGCCAGCACTGCTGCATAGATCCCTAAAATGTTACGGATTTTCTGGTTTTCCTTAGATCTCTCAGAGTTCTTTCTTGGCTGGAGCTTGGGACCTGCCTCCCCTATTGGCAGGTGAACCTGCCTAGGCCTGGTCCCCACTGCCCTCTCCCATCCCACAGAGACTGAGCGCCTCCTGACACCCAAACCTGGGTATGGGACCCAGGTGGGgccttccccagccccttccaCCCCTCCAGAAGAGGAGGATCTCCGCCGTCGCCTCAAGTACTTCTTCATGAGCCCCTGTGATAAATTTCGGGCCAAGGGCCGCAAGCCCTTTAAGCTCATGCTGCAGGTGGTGAAGATCCTGGTGGTCACAGTGCAGGTGAGACCTTCagggcccccaccccaccccacagagTGCCACCTGTGGTTGCCGTTTTCCTCGAAGGAGAATCTTGGAGTCAGAGCTTAGTCCTGACCCCACAGCCCCATATCATGATAGTGACAGTGGCACTAATCCGTCAGGAAGCCCTCTCGGACCTGCACGGGAGCAGCGCCTTTAAGCTTCATAAATGCCCTCTGAGGTCCTAGCCACTGCTCTTGCCCCTTTCTATAGATAGgacagctgaggc of Delphinus delphis chromosome 3, mDelDel1.2, whole genome shotgun sequence contains these proteins:
- the ZNF358 gene encoding zinc finger protein 358 produces the protein MERGAEPWSWVLETSSAGSHDFYPEPAPEAASTSTPGMRRSVLVRNPGHKGPRPNYEELDSDSEDLDPKSEELDPVSENPEPEPEDLNTVSEDVDPSYEELEPVSEDLDPDVEAPSSISGIHDSDPQDLDPMSSSFDDPDVIGPVPLVLDPNSDTLSPAATPDLDPLSSDLTATPEVLAAGPAVLPAPASPPRPFSCPDCGRAFRRSSGLSQHRRTHSGEKPYRCPDCGKSFSHGATLAQHRGIHTGARPYQCAACGKAFGWRSTLLKHRSSHSGEKPHHCPVCGKAFGHGSLLAQHLRTHGGPRPHKCPVCAKGFGQGSALLKHLRTHTGERPYPCPQCGKAFGQSSALLQHQRTHTAERPYRCPHCGKAFGQSSNLQHHLRIHTGERPYACPHCSKAFGQSSALLQHLHVHSGERPYRCQLCGKAFGQASSLTKHKRVHEGAAAAAAAAAAGLGLGPASMLRPGQVSLLGPDAVSVLGSGLGLSPGPSSGLDPDPGSALGSPRNPSPKPIPGSGSTPTPDSVKSSDPEPGHNANSDLVASPDHRSGPSPDPDPVPSPDPSSESHPDPGSPTHDTVSAVLPTGESPEWVQEQGALLGPDG